From one Coffea eugenioides isolate CCC68of chromosome 11, Ceug_1.0, whole genome shotgun sequence genomic stretch:
- the LOC113752284 gene encoding G-type lectin S-receptor-like serine/threonine-protein kinase At4g27290 yields MMLYLTGCCGPLHPLYTYEFVNTPQEIYYRFDLYSSSVYSILTLKSNGVLQRLNYNPRNQDWTDYLDAPADSCDDYGLCNAYGICSIVSSPFCSCLDKFVPVSPFDWQTTDWSSGCKRRVPLDCQKGDGFLKYSGIKLPDTRHSRYNQSMSLKECEKLCMKNCSCTAYSNSDTTGKGSVCLLWFDNLIDIKKLSDSDQYIYIRVASSELGSGSNKGKIIVISLVLPAAVLLLVLSLILYFKKKKKKQQRTQTEQLSGEVQIGGTSERYPSREYDKEDVDLPLFDWQTVVQATNYFSSDNKLGAGGFGPVYKGILVGGQEIAVKRLSEYSMQGLDEFKNEVKLIANLKHRNLVKLLGCCIQAKERILIYEYMPNRSLDSFIFDHDRSRLLDWPKRFQIINGIARGLLYLHRDSRLRIIHRDLKAGNVLLDIDMKPKISDFGMARIFANENEANTKRVVGTYGYMPPEYVVDGYYSTKSDVYSFGVLVLEIVTGRKNRGFTHASHNHNLLGHAWLLYKDGRFQELVDDHVSKSCYLSEVIRSIHVGLLCVQQFPDDRPSMSSVVLMLASDRALPFPKEPGYFTQRNLFFEPEKSLSSTKADSSSNQLTVTMLDAR; encoded by the exons ATGATGCTTTATCTGACAGGGTGCTGTGGGCCGCTCCACCCTCTATATACGTATGAGTTTGTCAATACTCCACAGGAAATATATTACAGGTTTGATCTTTATAGCAGCTCTGTCTACTCAATACTTACTTTGAAAAGCAACGGGGTGCTTCAAAGGTTGAATTATAATCCTCGGAATCAGGATTGGACTGATTACCTCGATGCACCAGCTGATTCTTGTGATGATTATGGGCTTTGTAACGCCTATGGTATCTGTAGCATTGTTAGTTCTCCATTCTGTAGCTGTCTGGATAAATTTGTGCCGGTATCCCCCTTTGACTGGCAAACAACCGACTGGTCTAGTGGCTGTAAGAGAAGGGTTCCTTTAGATTGTCAAAAGGGAGATGGATTTCTAAAGTATTCAGGCATCAAGTTGCCAGATACAAGACATTCCAGGTATAATCAAAGTATGTCTCTCAAGGAATGTGAGAAACTTTGCATGAAAAACTGTTCCTGTACAGCTTATTCGAATTCAGACACAACAGGCAAGGGTAGTGTCTGCTTGCTTTGGTTTGATAATCTGATAGATATCAAAAAGCTCAGCGATAGCGATCAATATATCTACATTAGGGTGGCCTCCTCTGAGTTAG GCTCTGGATCCAATAAAGGAAAAATAATCGTAATCAGCTTGGTCTTGCCGGCAGCAGTTCTACTGTTGGTGCTTAGCCTTATCTTGtactttaaaaagaaaaagaagaagcagCAGCGGACACAAACTGAACAGCTATCTGGCGAAG TGCAAATAGGAGGCACATCAGAGCGATATCCTTCTAGAGAATATGACAAGGAAGATGTCGACCTGCCATtgtttgattggcaaaccgttGTGCAGGCTACCAATTACTTCTCAAGTGATAATAAGCTTGGAGCAGGTGGATTTGGTCCTGTATACAAG GGTATACTTGTTGGGGGACAGGAAATCGCAGTGAAGCGGCTTTCTGAATACTCCATGCAAGGACTTGATGAGTTCAAGAATGAGGTTAAACTCATTGCAAACCTCAAGCACAGAAATCTTGTGAAGCTTCTAGGGTGCTGCATACAAGCAAAAGAGAGGATATTGATTTATGAATACATGCCTAACAGAAGCTTGGACTCCTTTATTTTTG ATCATGATCGGAGCAGATTGCTTGATTGGCCAAAACGCTTCCAGATTATTAATGGGATTGCTCGCGGGCTTCTTTATCTTCATCGAGACTCCAGATTGAGAATCATCCATAGAGACCTTAAGGCTGGGAATGTTTTGTTAGATATTGACATGAAACCAAAAATATCAGACTTCGGCATGGccagaatttttgcaaatgAGAACGAGGCAAACACAAAAAGAGTTGTCGGAACATA TGGCTACATGCCTCCAGAGTATGTAGTGGATGGATACTATTCAACAAAATCAGATGTATATAGCTTTGGCGTTTTGGTACTGGAGATTGTAACTGGGAGGAAGAATAGAGGATTTACCCATGCATCtcacaatcataatcttcttgGGCAT GCATGGTTACTCTACAAAGACGGCAGATTTCAGGAGTTGGTCGATGACCATGTGAGTAAATCTTGTTATCTGTCCGAAGTTATTAGATCAATTCATGTAGGACTACTCTGTGTACAACAATTTCCAGACGACAGGCCAAGCATGTCATCCGTGGTTTTGATGTTGGCTAGTGATAGAGCATTACCTTTCCCTAAAGAGCCTGGCTATTTCACTCAAAGAAATTTGTTTTTTGAACCTGAGAAGAGTTTATCAAGCACGAAAGCAGATAGTTCTAGCAATCAACTCACCGTCACGATGTTAGATGCTCGATAG